A genomic segment from Moorena sp. SIOASIH encodes:
- a CDS encoding TauD/TfdA family dioxygenase — protein sequence MMIQSISINEKTLTIHWQSGSDSTFHYIWLRDNCQSPKSLHPNGQRLLQTVDIPADIHPSSVQVIKEQSLEIVWVDGHQSSYSADWLYNHVYDMPLSGSNNEMQIQRWNCSVDINSLTFDYPEIISKERTLYDWLVAFCEYGVAFLKNVPTQLGAVENIVDQFGYIHETNFGRISDVKIVTNATNLTYTNDYLSPHTDNPYRDPAPTLMLLHCLSSDVEGGDSIIVDGFQVAEKLRQKNPKYFKLLASIPVNFCFSDPNVEISAEKTIIQVNWRDELTAVCFHNESLQPFRMDAELIGSFYDAYRTFFEMIMDVKNQVQFKLQPGQVYMVDNRRVLHGRTAFFNTDKRHLQGCYAGIDGLYSKLAVLKRHIIGT from the coding sequence ATGATGATACAATCTATCTCAATCAACGAGAAAACATTGACTATTCACTGGCAAAGTGGTTCTGATTCTACTTTCCACTATATCTGGTTGCGGGATAACTGCCAAAGTCCAAAGTCACTTCACCCAAATGGACAACGACTGCTTCAAACAGTCGATATTCCAGCAGATATTCATCCTAGCTCTGTGCAAGTTATCAAGGAACAGTCTCTAGAAATTGTCTGGGTCGATGGACACCAAAGTAGCTACAGTGCTGATTGGTTATATAACCATGTCTATGACATGCCATTGTCTGGCTCCAATAATGAGATGCAAATCCAGCGTTGGAATTGCTCTGTTGACATCAATTCACTCACTTTTGACTACCCAGAAATTATCTCTAAAGAAAGAACACTATATGATTGGCTAGTTGCCTTTTGTGAATATGGGGTTGCCTTTCTAAAAAATGTCCCTACTCAATTGGGTGCGGTGGAAAACATTGTCGATCAGTTTGGCTATATACATGAAACTAACTTTGGTCGCATATCTGATGTCAAAATTGTTACTAATGCCACGAATTTAACCTATACAAATGATTACCTGAGTCCTCATACAGATAATCCATATCGTGACCCCGCACCCACATTGATGCTTTTGCACTGCCTTTCGTCGGACGTTGAGGGGGGTGATAGCATCATCGTGGATGGCTTTCAGGTTGCAGAAAAACTACGTCAGAAAAACCCTAAATACTTTAAATTGCTAGCATCTATCCCTGTCAACTTTTGCTTTAGCGATCCAAATGTAGAAATCTCCGCCGAAAAGACAATCATACAAGTCAATTGGCGCGATGAGTTGACAGCAGTTTGTTTCCACAATGAATCGTTACAACCATTTCGTATGGATGCAGAATTGATCGGGTCTTTCTATGATGCCTATCGTACCTTCTTCGAAATGATAATGGATGTCAAGAATCAGGTGCAATTCAAGCTACAACCAGGACAAGTATATATGGTGGACAATCGGCGAGTGTTGCATGGTCGCACAGCTTTTTTCAATACAGACAAGCGTCATTTACAAGGATGCTATGCAGGTATTGATGGTTTGTATAGTAAGCTGGCAGTGCTGAAACGACACATTATCGGTACTTAG
- a CDS encoding HhoA/HhoB/HtrA family serine endopeptidase gives MSSTKFSIWLRSISNYLLAILLGVLLTVGVYRVSPSKAAPVPSTDSVTPPLIAQQLLSPQPASNSSFVTAAVNRVGAAVVRIDTERTVSRRVDPFFDDPFFRRFFGDDFSAQIPQERRLQGQGSGFIIDNSGILLTNAHVVEDPDKVTVTLKDGRKFNGKVKGVDEFTDLAVVKIDGTSLPTASLGDSSRVQVGDWAIAVGNPLGLDNTVTLGIVSTIGRSSAQAGIPDKRLDFIQTDAAINPGNSGGPLLNATGEVIGINTAIRANAMGIGFAIPINTVKEISNKLAQGQKVVHPYIGVRMTTLTPELAQENNNDPNSVFLLPEVNGVLVVQVLPDTPAADAGMRRGDIIVQIDGTSVTNATQLQRLVENSGVNKVLEIKVRRGKQTTSVFVRTDALKNPT, from the coding sequence ATGTCATCAACTAAATTTTCGATTTGGCTTCGCTCAATTAGTAACTATCTCTTGGCTATCTTACTTGGAGTCTTATTGACAGTTGGCGTTTATCGTGTATCTCCCTCCAAGGCTGCTCCTGTACCCAGCACAGACTCAGTAACTCCCCCACTGATCGCCCAACAACTGCTGAGTCCACAGCCAGCTAGTAATAGCAGTTTTGTAACAGCAGCGGTGAATCGGGTGGGAGCAGCAGTGGTGCGCATTGACACCGAACGCACAGTTTCCAGGCGTGTGGATCCCTTTTTTGATGACCCCTTTTTCCGACGCTTTTTCGGTGATGACTTTTCAGCCCAAATTCCCCAAGAAAGACGTTTACAAGGTCAAGGCTCTGGCTTTATTATTGACAATAGTGGCATCCTACTGACCAATGCCCATGTTGTGGAAGATCCAGATAAAGTAACCGTTACCCTCAAGGATGGGCGCAAGTTTAATGGTAAAGTCAAGGGTGTGGATGAATTCACCGACTTAGCTGTTGTCAAAATTGACGGTACTTCCTTACCTACTGCTTCTCTAGGGGATTCGAGCCGAGTTCAAGTTGGAGATTGGGCTATTGCTGTTGGTAACCCCCTAGGGCTAGATAATACAGTGACTTTGGGAATTGTCAGCACCATAGGACGGTCCAGTGCTCAGGCAGGTATTCCTGACAAGCGACTAGACTTTATTCAAACCGATGCAGCTATTAATCCTGGAAACTCTGGTGGTCCGTTGTTGAATGCTACAGGGGAAGTAATTGGCATCAACACTGCTATTCGGGCTAATGCCATGGGAATTGGTTTTGCTATTCCCATCAACACAGTCAAAGAGATTTCCAACAAACTAGCCCAAGGACAAAAAGTTGTCCATCCATATATCGGTGTTCGGATGACAACCCTAACCCCGGAACTAGCACAAGAGAACAACAATGACCCCAACTCTGTTTTCCTATTACCAGAAGTCAATGGTGTCTTGGTAGTTCAAGTATTACCAGATACACCAGCTGCTGATGCTGGTATGCGTCGTGGGGACATAATTGTTCAAATTGATGGAACATCTGTTACTAATGCTACACAACTACAGCGCCTTGTTGAAAATAGTGGAGTAAATAAGGTACTAGAGATAAAAGTAAGGCGCGGTAAGCAGACTACTAGCGTGTTTGTCCGCACCGATGCACTAAAAAATCCTACTTAG
- the aepX gene encoding phosphoenolpyruvate mutase produces MKTTAQFRKTTEPRKATQARKTTQPRKTTQLRTLLNSKQLEFLVEAHDGISAKIAEEAGFQGIWGSGLSISAQLGVRDNNEASWTQVLEVVEFMSDATSVPILLDGDTGYGNFNNVQRLVKKLEQRGVAGVCIEDKLFPKTNSFIKGTAQPLADMDEFCGKIKAAKDAQTDDDFVLIARVEAFIAGWGLSEALRRAQAYYDAGADGILIHSALRVPDEVLAFKREWGDRAPVVIVPTKYYATPTEVFRDAGFSIAIWANQLLRASVTMTQKVAQQLMVEQNLLNVEDKIVPVAEIFRLQGVAEHAEAEQRYLPQNGGGIRTVLLAASRGIELGQFTKDKPKCMVNLQGQPLLSRIVHEYHSVGIQDITVVRGYKKEVVNLPGLDFVDNDEYDTTGELVSLSRGLQELPQDGQDWIIGYGDVLFKKYILQMLSGVDHDFVVIIDSSQHRQTQQIRPDYVACSLPDSTQAFYQHVDLQQISHELPEGEICGRWTGLLKVSQQGQQKLRDTLNTLLQSEQVRQQGRMPTLINELITHGYRVHVLYIKGHWLDVDQVEDLFKAGSF; encoded by the coding sequence ATGAAAACAACAGCACAATTTAGAAAAACGACAGAACCTAGAAAAGCAACGCAAGCTAGAAAAACAACACAACCTAGAAAAACGACACAACTTAGAACACTGCTGAACTCTAAGCAGTTAGAGTTTCTGGTAGAGGCCCATGATGGAATCAGCGCTAAGATTGCTGAAGAGGCGGGCTTTCAGGGCATTTGGGGCAGTGGCCTCAGCATTTCTGCCCAGTTGGGTGTGCGTGATAACAACGAAGCAAGTTGGACTCAAGTCTTGGAAGTGGTTGAGTTCATGTCCGATGCCACTTCTGTCCCAATTCTGCTGGATGGGGATACGGGCTACGGAAATTTTAACAATGTCCAACGCTTGGTGAAAAAATTAGAGCAGCGTGGTGTCGCTGGTGTCTGTATTGAGGACAAACTCTTCCCCAAGACCAATAGCTTTATTAAAGGCACAGCTCAGCCCCTGGCTGACATGGACGAGTTCTGCGGCAAAATCAAGGCTGCTAAAGATGCCCAAACGGATGATGATTTTGTTCTGATTGCCCGGGTAGAAGCTTTTATTGCCGGTTGGGGACTTTCAGAAGCATTAAGGCGAGCCCAAGCCTATTACGATGCCGGAGCGGATGGCATTTTGATCCACAGTGCCTTGCGTGTGCCTGATGAAGTGTTGGCTTTTAAACGGGAGTGGGGCGATCGCGCACCAGTGGTAATTGTACCGACCAAGTACTACGCAACACCGACTGAAGTCTTTAGGGATGCTGGCTTCTCCATCGCCATTTGGGCCAATCAACTACTCCGCGCTTCCGTAACGATGACCCAAAAGGTAGCTCAGCAGTTAATGGTAGAGCAGAACCTGCTGAATGTTGAAGACAAAATCGTTCCTGTAGCTGAGATCTTTCGGCTGCAAGGTGTTGCCGAACATGCAGAAGCGGAGCAGCGCTATTTACCCCAGAACGGGGGTGGGATTCGCACAGTTCTGCTAGCAGCTTCCCGTGGGATTGAATTGGGTCAATTCACTAAAGATAAACCCAAGTGCATGGTAAATCTGCAAGGTCAACCCCTGCTATCACGGATTGTCCATGAGTATCACAGTGTTGGGATTCAAGACATCACTGTCGTGCGTGGCTACAAAAAGGAAGTTGTCAACTTACCTGGCCTCGATTTTGTAGATAACGACGAATATGACACCACAGGTGAACTCGTTTCCCTGAGTCGAGGCTTGCAGGAATTGCCCCAGGATGGACAGGATTGGATCATCGGCTACGGTGATGTTCTGTTCAAGAAGTACATTCTGCAAATGCTGTCAGGGGTTGATCATGACTTTGTGGTCATTATAGATTCGAGTCAGCACCGCCAAACCCAGCAAATCCGACCCGATTACGTTGCTTGTTCTCTACCTGACTCGACCCAAGCATTTTATCAACATGTTGATCTACAGCAAATCAGCCATGAACTGCCCGAGGGCGAAATCTGCGGCAGATGGACCGGATTGCTGAAAGTGTCCCAGCAGGGGCAGCAGAAATTACGGGATACCCTTAATACTCTGCTCCAGTCAGAGCAGGTGCGGCAACAGGGGCGAATGCCGACTCTGATTAATGAGTTGATCACCCATGGCTATCGGGTACATGTGCTTTATATCAAAGGGCATTGGCTCGATGTCGATCAAGTCGAAGATCTGTTCAAGGCTGGAAGTTTCTAG
- the aepY gene encoding phosphonopyruvate decarboxylase, which yields MIKSEYFIQAAQEKGFGLYTGVPCSYLKSFINTVIDSDRLRYVGAANEGDAVAIAAGAELAGVPSVVMFQNSGFGNAVNPLTSLTHTFKIPILVIVTWRGQPGGAPDEPQHQLMGAITPQLLDLIQVPWEPFPTEIDQVEPTLDRAVAHMRQHQTPYALVMQKGSVESCQLSSQLTVKPLSITPADALPLQQDPSFTRRDMLQAIQAATGPQDILLATTGYTGRELYAIQDQANQLYMVGSMGCISSLGLGIALAQPHRRVIVVDGDGAALMRLGALATVGYERPPNLRHILLDNQRHESTGGQSTVSASIDFGAIAAACGYEQVALATTPEDVKALTQDPCEQLMFIHAKIKPGIPDKLPRPHITPLEVAQRLRQFIKSP from the coding sequence ATGATCAAATCCGAATACTTTATCCAAGCGGCTCAGGAAAAAGGGTTTGGGTTATACACGGGGGTGCCCTGCTCCTACCTCAAATCTTTTATTAACACGGTCATTGACTCTGATCGTCTCCGCTATGTGGGGGCTGCGAATGAAGGGGATGCCGTCGCGATCGCCGCCGGTGCCGAATTGGCTGGAGTGCCCAGTGTGGTGATGTTTCAGAATTCGGGGTTTGGGAATGCCGTCAATCCCCTCACCTCCCTGACTCACACCTTTAAGATTCCTATCTTGGTGATTGTGACCTGGCGAGGACAACCCGGTGGGGCACCGGACGAACCCCAGCACCAGCTGATGGGAGCCATTACTCCCCAATTGCTAGACCTGATCCAGGTGCCATGGGAACCTTTTCCCACAGAAATAGACCAGGTTGAGCCGACTCTAGACCGGGCGGTTGCCCATATGCGGCAGCATCAGACCCCCTATGCCCTGGTGATGCAAAAGGGTTCGGTGGAATCTTGCCAGTTAAGCTCTCAATTAACCGTGAAGCCCCTGTCGATCACCCCTGCTGATGCTCTCCCCCTTCAACAGGACCCCTCCTTCACCCGTCGTGACATGCTGCAAGCCATCCAAGCTGCAACTGGGCCTCAGGACATTCTGTTGGCCACCACGGGCTACACCGGTCGGGAATTGTATGCCATTCAGGACCAAGCCAATCAACTTTACATGGTTGGTTCCATGGGATGTATCTCCAGTCTTGGCCTGGGCATAGCGCTGGCTCAGCCCCACCGTCGAGTGATTGTGGTCGATGGGGATGGTGCCGCTTTGATGCGCTTAGGAGCGTTAGCCACCGTTGGCTATGAACGTCCGCCCAACTTGCGGCATATTCTCCTAGACAATCAACGCCATGAATCGACAGGGGGACAGTCCACGGTGTCGGCCTCCATTGATTTTGGTGCGATCGCTGCAGCGTGCGGTTACGAACAGGTTGCTTTGGCCACAACCCCTGAGGATGTGAAAGCTTTGACCCAAGACCCATGCGAGCAATTAATGTTCATTCACGCCAAGATCAAGCCTGGTATTCCTGACAAATTACCTCGGCCCCACATTACCCCCCTAGAGGTTGCTCAACGTCTACGGCAGTTTATCAAGTCGCCGTAA
- a CDS encoding LicD family protein, producing the protein MQKRLQERTKIKDKLINLPDHLAQAIANTHKNIELQPDNPQLYLELAELYCQQGEWVESIACYLKGIKIKPDCEQFHEQLWYLLLSAQISLQRLEEIDRCARQVIQAATMYQQSLALESDVLSAQPHEALTTQEGLAEAIAHYNYAIENGIESKKTGTIADMVVALAQKLKPIHWQLRQDFQFLDSLLRQHHIPYWAISGTLIGALRHEGVIPWDDDIDIEMTEADFQKLFTLKTLLNDHGFYFRKIEKNLYKISDGIDIYIYDQRRLPSEGGNPQYPDLDEIFPLREFQFYDFKIYGPNQAETYLKRGYGQEVLKVCRIWNHRLNVALGPDHDPKLYSLSTKKVKIILNLA; encoded by the coding sequence GTGCAGAAGCGATTACAGGAGAGGACTAAGATAAAAGATAAACTAATAAATCTACCCGATCATCTAGCACAGGCAATCGCCAACACCCATAAAAACATTGAGCTGCAACCAGATAATCCTCAACTTTATCTAGAATTGGCAGAGCTCTACTGCCAACAAGGTGAGTGGGTCGAATCAATTGCCTGTTACCTCAAAGGGATTAAGATTAAACCGGACTGTGAGCAATTTCACGAGCAGCTGTGGTACCTATTGTTGTCTGCTCAAATTTCATTACAGCGATTAGAAGAGATTGATCGCTGTGCCCGTCAAGTGATACAAGCAGCCACCATGTATCAGCAATCCCTAGCGCTAGAGTCAGATGTGTTATCAGCGCAACCCCACGAGGCGCTGACAACACAAGAAGGACTTGCTGAAGCGATCGCCCATTACAACTATGCCATCGAGAATGGCATTGAATCAAAAAAAACAGGGACAATCGCGGACATGGTCGTTGCTTTGGCTCAGAAATTAAAACCAATACATTGGCAATTGCGCCAAGACTTCCAGTTCCTTGATTCCCTCCTTAGACAACATCATATCCCTTACTGGGCTATTTCAGGAACATTAATCGGTGCTCTGCGACACGAAGGAGTCATTCCCTGGGATGATGACATTGATATTGAGATGACAGAGGCAGATTTCCAGAAATTATTTACTTTAAAAACTCTCCTCAATGATCATGGTTTCTACTTTAGAAAGATCGAAAAAAATCTTTACAAAATAAGTGACGGGATTGACATCTATATCTATGACCAAAGGAGATTGCCCTCTGAAGGGGGAAATCCTCAGTATCCAGATCTCGATGAAATCTTTCCTTTGCGAGAGTTTCAATTCTACGATTTTAAGATTTATGGACCCAACCAGGCCGAGACGTATCTCAAAAGAGGATATGGGCAAGAGGTTTTAAAGGTTTGCAGGATTTGGAATCATCGTTTGAATGTCGCACTAGGACCTGATCACGATCCGAAGCTATATTCATTGAGCACAAAAAAGGTTAAAATTATTTTAAATTTAGCTTAA
- a CDS encoding 2-aminoethylphosphonate aminotransferase, giving the protein MNRTILLNPGPVTLSERVRRALLQPDLCHREREFAELTLDIKARLAKVYPAAAEDYEAILLTGSGTCAVEAMLSTLVPQDGKALVVTNGVYGERMAAMIKAHGKSLEVVKAPWHEPMNLKEVETCLSQDSAITHVIAVHHETTTGRLNDVAQLGQLCQRYNVALLLDSVSSFGAEAIEFAPWNLEACAATANKCLHGVPGLSFVLVKRSIVEARPSAAGTVYLDLYRYHQEQAKGYSPFTQAVQVAYGLQEALKEMEDMGGQTARHSSYSERAQQILQTLQNLGVKPLLDVEDYSCVLTSFKLPPSYSYEQIHDTLKESGFVIYAGQGGLKNRIFRIANMGDIQPSDLDRLLDCFDILFKNLGSNTLSAAEKITGNYS; this is encoded by the coding sequence ATGAACCGGACCATCTTACTCAACCCTGGCCCTGTTACCCTCAGCGAGCGGGTGCGCCGTGCCTTACTCCAGCCAGACCTGTGCCATCGTGAACGTGAGTTTGCTGAGCTCACTCTAGATATCAAAGCGCGCCTAGCCAAGGTGTATCCCGCAGCAGCTGAGGACTATGAAGCTATTTTACTTACCGGTTCCGGCACTTGTGCCGTAGAGGCAATGCTATCAACCCTTGTGCCTCAGGATGGCAAGGCTTTAGTGGTAACAAATGGGGTCTACGGTGAACGCATGGCAGCAATGATCAAGGCTCATGGTAAGTCCCTGGAGGTGGTCAAGGCTCCCTGGCACGAGCCAATGAACCTGAAAGAGGTTGAAACGTGCCTGAGCCAGGATTCAGCCATTACCCATGTGATTGCCGTTCATCACGAAACCACCACTGGACGGCTGAATGATGTGGCTCAGTTGGGTCAACTGTGTCAGCGCTACAATGTCGCACTGCTGCTTGATAGTGTCTCCAGTTTTGGTGCCGAGGCCATTGAGTTTGCCCCTTGGAATTTAGAAGCCTGTGCGGCAACAGCGAATAAATGCCTGCATGGTGTGCCTGGTCTATCGTTTGTGTTGGTAAAGCGATCCATTGTTGAGGCTCGCCCCTCTGCCGCTGGAACCGTTTACTTAGATCTCTATCGCTATCATCAAGAGCAGGCAAAGGGCTATTCTCCCTTTACCCAAGCCGTACAGGTGGCCTATGGGCTCCAGGAGGCTCTCAAGGAAATGGAGGACATGGGTGGGCAGACAGCCAGACACAGCTCTTACAGTGAGCGTGCTCAGCAGATTTTGCAGACTTTGCAAAATCTCGGGGTTAAACCGCTCTTGGATGTGGAGGATTATAGCTGTGTCCTGACTTCTTTTAAATTGCCCCCAAGCTACAGCTATGAGCAAATCCATGACACCCTGAAAGAATCGGGTTTTGTGATTTATGCGGGGCAGGGGGGACTCAAAAACCGGATTTTCCGGATAGCTAATATGGGCGATATCCAACCGAGTGATCTAGACCGTCTGCTGGATTGTTTTGATATTTTGTTTAAGAATTTAGGATCGAACACCCTGAGTGCTGCAGAAAAGATCACAGGTAATTATTCATGA